Proteins encoded by one window of Salarias fasciatus chromosome 1, fSalaFa1.1, whole genome shotgun sequence:
- the cog4 gene encoding conserved oligomeric Golgi complex subunit 4, whose amino-acid sequence MADSGALAVKRCDSVSVSGSGPGSVSSVSMEAISALTELEDLERVYQQLCAEEKEVEAELDRLVGQEGTIHTKMFALQRMGPNLQLIGGDASQLSGMITFTCSLAENVSRKVRQLDLAKTRLYNVIQRADDILDLKFCTDGVQTALRNEDYEQAAAHIHRYLSLDQSVIELSRQGEESSAVDASLVMLQEAEQKLKVIVSEKLDEAVAAVDLAQVERFFKIFPLLGLHQEGLTRFGQYLCSQLASKAEENLLLATGGDLGEKRALLIFADTLTLLLEGIARVVETHQPIVETYYGPGHLYTLITHLQQECDRQAQKVVDKFIQQRDYHNKFQIVQSSMMKSVPAERIEPRELDPVLSEVTMMNARAELYLRFLRRRIMADFEVGDAQSVTQEHQQNVEKLLKHCQLSRTMQELIGYYIPMEEYYMRESVNKAVAMDTYEKGQLTSSMVDDCFYIVKKCISRALSSSSIDCLCAMINHANSVLESDFREVLYNKLRQGFPATTLLDIQRGVSSAVSLMQSSLQQGKFNTLGIESAENAKAAFLVTLNNVEVCSENISTLKRNLENDCSKLFSQGAGSGEQAKIESCLSDLVGTSTKFKDLLQEGLTELNTTAIKPQVKPWISSFLSISHNIEEEEFNDYEANDPWVQQLIVNLEQLMAEFKTALSPIIYDTLTSLMTSLISIEMEKTVLKCSFSRLGGLQFDKELRSLVAYLTTVTTWTIRDKFARLTQMATILNLERVTEILDYWGPNSGPLTWRLTPAEVRQVLALRIDFRSEDIKRLRL is encoded by the exons ATGGCTGACAGCGGAGCTTTGGCAGTGAAAAGATGCGACTCCGTGTCCGTCTCTGGTTCTGGCCCCGGCTCCGTGTCCTCAGTGAGCATGGAGGCGATCTCTGCGCTGACggagctggaggacctggaACGGGTTTACCAGCAGCTCTGTGCCGAGGAG AAAGAGGTGGAGGCTGAGCTGGACCGGCTGGTGGGACAGGAGGGGACCATTCACACAAAGATGTTTGCACTGCAGAGGATGGG ACCCAATTTACAGCTGATTGGAGGAGATGCCAGTCAGCTGTCCGGCATGATCACGTTTACCTGCAGCTTGGCTGAAAATGTCAGTCGTAAAGTGAGACAGCTCGACCTGGCGAAG ACTCGGCTGTACAACGTCATCCAGCGAGCCGATGATATCCTCGACCTGAAGTTCTGCACAGACGGCGTCCAGACCGCTCTGCGTAACGAAGACTATGAACAGGCTGCTGCTCACATCCACCGATACCTCTCTCTGGACCAGTCGGTCATTGAGCTGAGCAGGCAGGGAGAAGAAA GCAGTGCTGTGGATGCCAGTCTGGTCatgctgcaggaggcagagcagaagCTGAAGGTCATCGTCTCCGAGAAGCTGGATGAAGCCGTCGCGGCGGTCGACCTGGCGCAGGTGGAAAGGTTTTTCAAGATCTTCCCTCTGCTGGGCCTCCACCAGGAGGGCCTCACCCGCTTCGGTCAATATCTCTGCAGCCAG CTTGCCTCCAAAGCCGAGGAGAACCTGCTGTTAGCTACAGGAGGAGATCTTGGCGAGAAGAGAGCTCTGCTGATATTTGCAGACACTCTAACTCTGCTGCTAGAAG GCATCGCTCGTGTGGTGGAGACCCATCAGCCCATCGTGGAGACGTACTACGGGCCGGGGCACCTCTACACGCTCATCactcacctgcagcaggagtGCGACCGGCAGGCCCAAAAAGTTGTCGACAAATTCATTCAGCAGAGAGACTACCACAACAAG TTTCAGATCGTCCAGAGCAGCATGATGAAGAGCGTGCCAGCAGAACGGATCGAGCCAAG GGAGCTGGACCCCGTGCTGTCAGAGGTCACCATGATGAACGCCAGGGCGGAGCTTTACCTGCGCTTCCTGCGTCGCCGAATAATGGCCGACTTCGAAGTTGGAGATGCTCAGAGTGTCACGCAAG AGCATCAACAAAACGTGGAGAAGCTGCTTAAACACTGCCAGCTGAGCAGGACGATGCAGGAGCTGATCGGATACTACATCCCAATGGAAGAATACTACATGAGAGAGTCCGTTAACAAG GCCGTTGCCATGGATACTTATGAAAAaggtcagctgaccagcagCATGGTGGACGACTGTTTCTACATTGTGAAGAAGTGCATCAGCCGCGCGTTGTCCAGCTCCAGCATCGACTGCCTCTGTGCCATGATCAATCACGCCAACTCCGTGCTCGAGTCCGACTTCAG GGAGGTGCTGTATAACAAGCTGCGGCAGGGTTTCCCCGCTACGACGCTTCTGGACATCCAGCGAGGCGTCAGCAGCGCCGTCAGCCTGATgcagagcagcctgcagcaggggaAGTTCAACACGCTGGGCATCGAGAGCGCCGAAAATGCCAAGGCTGCGTTTCTA GTGACTCTGAATAACGTTGAAGTGTGCAGTGAGAATATCTCAACCCTAAAAAGAAACCTGGAG AACGACTGCTCCAAGCTGTTCAGTCAGGGCGCCGGGTCTGGTGAACAAGCCAAGATCGAGAGCTGTTTGTCCGACCTCGTCGGCACCTCCACAAAGTTCAAAGATCTCCTACAG GAGGGTCTGACTGAGTTGAACACAACAGCCATAAAGCCTCAAGTCAAACCGTGGATCAGCAGCTTCTTGTCCATCTCACACAACATAGAGGAG GAGGAGTTTAATGACTATGAAGCCAACGACCCCTGGGTGCAGCAGCTCATCGTCAACTTGGAGCAGCTCATGGCGGAGTTTAAA ACGGCCCTCTCCCCCATCATCTACGACACACTTACCAGCCTCATGACCAGCCTGATATCCATCGAGATGGAGAAGACGGTCTTGAAATGCTCCTTCAGCAGG ctcgGAGGGCTGCAGTTTGATAAAGAGCTGCGGTCTCTGGTGGCGTATCTCACCACTGTGACCACCTGGACCATCAGAGACAAGTTCGCTCGACTCACACAAATGGCGACCATCCTCAACCTGGAGCGG GTCACAGAGATCTTGGATTACTGGGGCCCTAATTCGGGGCCCCTGACGTGGCGGCTGACCCCGGCAGAGGTGCGTCAGGTTCTGGCTCTGAGAATCGACTTCAGAAGTGAAGACATCAAGAGGCTGAGACTGTGA
- the gnao1b gene encoding guanine nucleotide binding protein (G protein), alpha activating activity polypeptide O, b codes for MGCTLSAEERAALDRSKAIEKNLKEDGLVAAKDVKLLLLGGGESGKSTIVKQMKIIHEDGFSGDDVKQYKPVVYSNTIQSLAAILRAMDSLGIEFGDKDRKADAKLVCDVVSRMEDTEPYSAELLTAMKRVWADAGTQECFNRAREYQLNDSAKYYLDSLDRIGAADYQPTEQDILRTRVKTTGIVETHFTFKNLHFRLFDVGGQRSERKKWIHCFEDVTAIIFCVALSGYDQVLHEDETTNRMHESLMLFDSICNNKFFIDTSIILFLNKKDLFAEKIKKSPLTICFPEYTGANTYDDATAYIQVQFESKNRSPNKEIYCHLTCATDTGNIQVVFDAVTDIIIANNLRGCGLY; via the exons ATGGGATGTACACTGAGCGCCGAGGAGCGCGCCGCTCTGGACCGGAGCAAGGCCATCGAGAAAAACCTGAAGGAGGACGGGCTGGTGGCCGCCAAGGAcgtcaagctgctgctgctcg GCGGCGGAGAGTCCGGCAAAAGCACCATCGTCAAACAGATGAA GATTATCCACGAAGATGGTTTTTCTGGGGATGATGTGAAGCAGTATAAGCCTGTGGTCTACAGCAACACCATCCAGAGCTTGGCGGCCATTCTCCGAGCCATGGACTCACTGGGCATCGAGTTTGGAGACAAGGACCGAAAA GCTGATGCTAAGCTGGTCTGTGACGTGGTCAGTCGTATGGAGGACACAGAGCCGTACTCTGCGGAGCTGCTCACTGCGATGAAGCGTGTATGGGCTGACGCTGGCACTCAGGAGTGCTTCAACCGTGCACGGGAATACCAGCTTAACGACTCTGCTAAATA CTACCTGGACAGTCTAGACCGGATCGGGGCAGCGGACTACCAGCCCACAGAGCAGGACATCCTGAGAACCCGAGTGAAGACCACCGGCATCGTCGAAACCCACTTCACCTTCAAAAACCTCCATTTCAG GCTGTTTGACgtgggaggtcagaggtcagagaggaagaagtggaTCCACTGCTTTGAAGATGTGACAGCCATAATCTTCTGCGTTGCTCTGAGCGGATACGACCAGGTGCTCCATGAAGATGAAACAACT AACCGCATGCATGAGTCGCTCATGCTTTTCGACTCCATCTGCAACAACAAATTCTTCATCgacacctccatcatcctcttcctcaacAAGAAGGATCTGTTCGCTGAAAAAATCAAGAAGTCCCCACTGACGATCTGCTTTCCAGAATACACAG GTGCTAACACTTACGACGACGCTACAGCGTATATTCAGGTTCAGTTTGAGAGTAAGAACCGTTCTCCCAACAAGGAGATCTactgtcacctgacctgtgCCACAGACACAGGGAACATCCAGGTAGTGTTTGATGCCGTCACTGACATCATTATCGCAAACAACCTTAGAGGGTGTGGCTTATACTGA
- the tradd gene encoding tumor necrosis factor receptor type 1-associated DEATH domain protein, with translation MADKVVAGGPWTGCAVMFLRSLCPDVNLLSLYKAQQEKFIIFKVIKLTLTDSAGGLRGYEILKIHDADPFLGVEVKFVDVTVCQQFLESYSSGAVRQSLSQHACRLLALSQEFSLETQLKASTHILDHCLEKLELCLQHIHLSQPERLRDEEIDHLEQELRKHALGPAPRFPTIIQEESPLPSNCFKFQNRVLEDRMLTAADVQSFSNGVGRQWKSVGRALGKSCRALRSPAIDNLAYEYEREGLYEQAYQLLSRFVQAEGRAAKLSRLVKSLEDCKLTSLAESILGIQPQEQE, from the exons ATGGCGGACAAGGTTGTGGCTGGAGGGCCATGGACGGGGTGTGCCGTCATGTTCCTGCGTTCGCTCTGCCCCGACGTGAACCTGCTCTCCCTCTACAAAGCCCAGCAAGAAAAGTTCATCATTTTCAAAGTCATCAAGCTGACGCTCACAG ATTCTGCAGGAGGCCTGCGTGGTTATGAGATCCTAAAGATCCACGACGCCGATCCTTTCCTTGGCGTGGAGGTGAAGTTTGTGGATGTGACGGTGTGTCAGCAGTTTCTGGAGAGCTACAGCTCTGGAGCGGTGCGTCAGTCTCTCTCCCAACACGCCTGCCGGCTCCTCGCTCTGTCCCAGGAGTTCAGCCTGGAAACCCAGCTGAAAGCCAGCACGCACAtcctggatcactgtctggagaagctggagctcTGCCTGCAGCACATCCACCTCTCACAG CCGGAGCGCCTGCGTGACGAGGAGATTGATCATCTGGAGCAGGAGCTGCGGAAGCATGCCCTCGGTCCCGCCCCACGCTTTCCCACCATCATCCAGGAAGAGTCTCCTCTCCCCAGCAACTGCTTCAAGTTTCAGAACAGAGTGCTTG AGGATCGAATGCTGACAGCGGCAGATGTTCAGAGCTTTTCCAATGGAGTGGGCCGTCAGTGGAAGTCCGTGGGGAGGGCCCTGGGGAAGAGCTGCCGCGCCCTGAGGAGCCCCGCCATCGACAACCTGGCCTACGAGTACGAGCGAGAAGGGCTGTATGAGCAGGCCTATCAGCTGCTCAGCCGCTTCGTCCAGGCCGAGGGGAGGGCAGCCAAGCTGAGCCGACTGGTCAAATCACTAGAGGACTGCAAACTCACCAGCCTGGCTGAAAGCATTCTGGGCATACAGCCGCAGGAGCAGGAGTAA
- the ogfod1 gene encoding LOW QUALITY PROTEIN: prolyl 3-hydroxylase OGFOD1 (The sequence of the model RefSeq protein was modified relative to this genomic sequence to represent the inferred CDS: deleted 1 base in 1 codon), with protein MASKRRQECGSADGKRKKKSCPAEAAQFGSAVEDEQVKRAVKEAWSRRSPYSEGDLELDCFPFPHCIIKNFLSSEVFVENLQKELLGLDFHEKSNDLYKFKQSDDLKKRTEPHIAGLREGLFGRFRSWLGEVLGVELEPTVDISCARYEHTDVLLCHDDELEGRRVAFILYLVPPWQSSDGGTLDLYSINSNFQPQSIVKSLVPSWNTLVLFEVSPVSFHQVSEVLSKDKCRLSLSGWFHGPSLERPPRHVEAAVPRSPHLPRDETVLLEWVNPAYLDISYQEQIQEEFEDSSEIQLKDFLKEEKFREVSEALRLTEIEWMRKGPPNKRCYEAASLDSLPPCVKACWELLHSEAFFLLLSNFTGLRLHYLCPADERRDDGDEKKDEEKKNKQEDGGATGSSTDSAANASKEKEPSIPVCCGEVRRWSHGSYTLLHDGEAAQAEYALDLVLPFGCTDWQSEFGGLTCYVANEEDEELLTIYPEENSLALVYRDKETLKFVKHINHKSTSAGSSPCRGFYDFSFVYYE; from the exons ATGGCCTCCAAACGGCGGCAGGAGTGCGGCAGCGCAGAcgggaagaggaagaagaagagctgcCCCGCAGAAGCGGCGCAGTTCGGTTCAGCGGTGGAAGACGAGCAGGTGAAGAGAGCCGTGAAGGAGGCATGGAGCCGCCGGAGTCCGTACTCGGAGG GCGATCTGGAGCTGGACTGCTTCCCTTTCCCTCACTGCATCATCAAAAACTTCCTCAGCAGTGAAGTGTTTgtggaaaacctgcagaaagagCTGCTGGGACTCGACTTCCATGAGAAGTCAAATGATCTGTACAAATTCAAACAG TCAGATGACTTGAAGAAGAGAACAGAGCCGCATATCGCAGGACTTAG GGAGGGACTGTTTGGGCGTTTCCGGTCCTGGCTCGGGGAGGTGCTGGGGGTCGAGCTGGAGCCCACAGTAGATATTTCTTGTGCCAGATACGAGCACACTG ATGTTCTCTTGTGTCATGATGATGAACTGGAGGGACGGAGAGTTGCTTTCATCCTCTACCTTGTGCCTCCGTGGCAGAGCAGCGACGGGGGAACTCTCGATCTTTACTCAATAAACa GTAATTTCCAGCCGCAGAGCATAGTGAAGTCGCTGGTCCCCTCCTGGAACACACTCGTCCTGTTTGAAGTGTCTCCAGTCTCTTTTCATCAA GTGTCTGAGGTTTTGTCGAAGGACAAGTGTCGTCTGTCTCTGAGTGGCTGGTTTCATGGGCCGTCGTTGGAACGTCCTCCCCGACACGTGGAGGCAGCCGTCCCTCGAAGTCCACACTTACCAAGAGAT GAGACGGTGCTGCTGGAGTGGGTCAATCCTGCCTACTTGGATATCTCCTATCAGGAGCAGATTCAAGAGGAGTTTGAAGACAGTTCTGAAATTCAGCTTAAAGATTTCCTCAAG gaggagaagtTCAGGGAGGTGAGTGAAGCTCTGCGACTCACTGAGATTGAGTGGATGAGGAAAGGTCCGCCCAACAAACG ATGCTATGAAGCAGCATCTCTGGATTCCCTGCCTCCGTGTGTGAAGGCATGTTgggagctgcttcattcagaggcctttttcctgctgctctccaaCTTCACCGGCCTTCGGCTGCACTACCTGTGTCCTGCTGATGAacgacga gatgatggtgatgagaAGAAGGAcgaagagaaaaagaacaagCAGGAGGACGGCGGAGCCACTGGGTCGTCGACAGACTCGGCAGCGAATGCGAGCAAAGAGAAAG AGCCCAGTATACCAGTGTGCTGTGGTGAAGTACGGCGATGGTCTCATGGGAGCTATACACTGTTGCACGACGGAGAGGCAGCACAGGCGGAGTACGCGCTGGATCTCGTTTTACCGTTTGGCTGCACAG ACTGGCAGTCTGAGTTCGGGGGTTTGACGTGTTACGTGGCCAatgaagaggacgaggag cttctGACCATCTACCCAGAGGAGAACTCCCTCGCTCTCGTCTATCGAGACAAAGAAACCCTAAAATTTGTCAAACATATCAACCACAAAAGCACTTCTGCTGGTTCTTCACCCTGCAGAGGATTTTATGACTTCTCCTTTGTCTACTACGAATAA